The Planctomycetota bacterium genome includes the window GAGGAGTAGGGTTTGCGGCTGGCGATCGATGCGATGGGCGGCGACTTTGCCCCGGCCGAGATCGTCCGCGGGGCCGTGGCCGCCAGGGACGCCCTCGCCCAAGACGAGATCGTCCTGGTGGGGGACGAGGGGGCGATCCGGGCGGAACTCCAGGCATCGGGCGCAGGCCTGGACCGCCTATCGATCGTCCATGCCTCGCAGGCGGTCGGCATGGCCGAGGCCCCCGTCGAGGCCGTCCGAAAGAAGCCGGATTCGTCGATGCGGCGAGCGATGGAACTGATGGCCCGGCGCGAGGTGGACGCCGTCATCAGCGCGGGGAACACGGGGGCGTTCGTGGCGGCGGCGCACATGGTGGCCCGCCGGCTGCCGGGCATCCGCCGGCCGGGCATCAGCATCATCCTGCCGACGTACCACGGCCCGGTGGTGCTGATCGACGTCGGGGCGAACGTGGATTGCCGGCCGACGCACCTCTTTCAGTACGGTCTGATGGCCAGCCTGTACTCGCGCAAGATGTTCGGGACCGAGGACCCGCGCGTTGGGATTCTTTCGATCGGCGAGGAGAGCCAGAAGGGCAACGACCTGGCGCGCGAGGCGAGCGACCTCCTGGAGGCGTCGGAGTTGAATTTCCGCGGCAACGCGGAAGGGCGGGACCTTTTCAACGGCCGGTTCGACGTCGTCGTCTGCGACGGGTTCGTGGGGAACATTGTCCTGAAGTGCGTCGAGGCGATGGCCGAGAACCTCTTCCAGACCATCCGCGAGGAACTCAAGGAGATGGAGCCGGCGGTGACGGTGAAACTGGCACCCGCGCTGGCGGACCTGCAGCGGCGGCACGACTCGGCAGAGTATGGCGGGGCGCCGCTCCTGGGGGTGGACGGGATTGTGATCATCTGTCACGGCAATTCGAAGGCGCGGGCCGTCGCCAACGCGTTCCGCGCGGCTGCCACGTATGCGCGCACTCAAGTCAACCGCGAAATCGTCGAAACCGTAGCCAAGATGAAGGAAGCCCGCGAGTGAAGGCGGTCCGCAGCGCGAAGATCGTCGGCACGGGCATGAGCGTGCCCGAGCGCGTCATGACGAACGAGGACTTCGCGCGCCTCGTCGAGACGAACGACGAGTGGATCGTCCAGCGCACGGGTATGAAGGAACGCCGCATCGCCGAGAACGACCAGGCCACCGGCGACCTGGCGGTCGAGGCGTCCCGCGCGGCCCTCGAGGACGCCGGCCTGGCGCCCGAGGACGTGGACCTGGTCATTTGCGCGACGATTACGGCCGACAACGTCCTTCCGGCGACCGCCTGCTGGATTCAGAACCGCCTCGGGTGCGGGGATACGGCGGCGTACGACCTCGTGGCCGCCTGCTGCGGCCATCTCTACGCCCTGGCCCAGGCGCGGGCGAACATCCTCTCGGGCCAGGCGAAGACCGTGCTCGTCATCGCCGCCGAGACGCTCTCGAAGATCACCGACTACACGGACCGCTCGTCCTGCGTCCTCTTCGGCGACGGGGCGGGCGCGGCCGTGGTCCAGGCGTCCGACGAACCCGGCGTCGGCATCCTCTACACGACGCTCTACGCCGACGGCTCGGGCGGCGAGATGATGCTCCTGCCGGCCGGCGGGTCGCGAAGGCCTCCGTCGCACCAGACCATCGAGGAGCGCGGCCACTACATGCAGATTCGGGGGCGAGAGGTCTTCAAGTTCGCCGTCGTCAAAATGCAGGAACTCATCGAGGAATGCATGAAGGCGTGCGGCCTGACGGTGGACCAGGTTCGGCTCGTCGTGCCGCACCAGGTCAACATCCGCATCATTGACGCCGCCACGAGCCGCATGGGCTTCCCGCCCGAGAAGGTGTTCCTCAACATCGAGAAGTACGGGAACACGGGCGGGGCGAGTTGCGCGATGGCCTATCACGAGGCCCGGAAGCAGGGCATCCTGGGGCCGGGCGACGTGGCCATTCTGGTCGCCTTCGGCGGGGGCCTGACCTGGGCCGCCGCCGTCATTAAGCATTGACGGCAGTGACGGAGTAACGTAGTGACGGAGTGACGAAGGCGCCTGCGGAGGGTGTCGCCGGCGGCAAGCGGTTTCGGATGGGGGCAGAGCGCATGAAGGTGCCGGGCTTGGTCCATAAAGAGCATGACTTGGTGGTATTGGCGGAGGACCTGGACG containing:
- the plsX gene encoding phosphate acyltransferase PlsX, with the protein product MRLAIDAMGGDFAPAEIVRGAVAARDALAQDEIVLVGDEGAIRAELQASGAGLDRLSIVHASQAVGMAEAPVEAVRKKPDSSMRRAMELMARREVDAVISAGNTGAFVAAAHMVARRLPGIRRPGISIILPTYHGPVVLIDVGANVDCRPTHLFQYGLMASLYSRKMFGTEDPRVGILSIGEESQKGNDLAREASDLLEASELNFRGNAEGRDLFNGRFDVVVCDGFVGNIVLKCVEAMAENLFQTIREELKEMEPAVTVKLAPALADLQRRHDSAEYGGAPLLGVDGIVIICHGNSKARAVANAFRAAATYARTQVNREIVETVAKMKEARE
- a CDS encoding ketoacyl-ACP synthase III; this encodes MKAVRSAKIVGTGMSVPERVMTNEDFARLVETNDEWIVQRTGMKERRIAENDQATGDLAVEASRAALEDAGLAPEDVDLVICATITADNVLPATACWIQNRLGCGDTAAYDLVAACCGHLYALAQARANILSGQAKTVLVIAAETLSKITDYTDRSSCVLFGDGAGAAVVQASDEPGVGILYTTLYADGSGGEMMLLPAGGSRRPPSHQTIEERGHYMQIRGREVFKFAVVKMQELIEECMKACGLTVDQVRLVVPHQVNIRIIDAATSRMGFPPEKVFLNIEKYGNTGGASCAMAYHEARKQGILGPGDVAILVAFGGGLTWAAAVIKH